In Lascolabacillus massiliensis, a single genomic region encodes these proteins:
- a CDS encoding LacI family DNA-binding transcriptional regulator produces the protein MGRKITIYDIADELKISPSTVSRALAGNTLVNIQTRKKVIATAEKLGYINYKVNSNANIIAVIVPEINNYFYTEVISSIQSVIKDNFLISIFCTFNSSSIEKEIVAKLDPAYVKCVIISQSTDSIDSTHLTDIDQKGVPVILFNRVDYSLKRPKFLIDNYMDSYMITNHLVSSGYRRIAFAAKHYNCPIYKERIQAYKDVLIDNNIDFNPDYLIYSELTVEDTYDVINRFINLNLRPDALILPSFTSTLQALSIAKLNNISIPQDMAVVSFDEDPECKYSNPSITGVERPCMEIGTKIGELALKICTGQKYNVDTTMIFSSNLIIRGSSLSNH, from the coding sequence ATGGGAAGGAAAATAACTATTTATGATATAGCGGATGAGCTTAAAATATCACCCTCTACTGTCTCGCGTGCATTAGCCGGTAATACGCTTGTAAATATTCAAACAAGAAAGAAAGTAATTGCAACTGCTGAAAAACTAGGGTATATAAATTATAAAGTAAATAGTAATGCTAATATTATTGCAGTCATTGTACCTGAAATAAACAACTATTTCTATACAGAAGTTATTTCTTCAATTCAAAGTGTTATCAAAGATAATTTTCTAATTTCAATATTTTGCACATTTAACTCTTCAAGTATTGAAAAAGAAATAGTAGCTAAGCTCGATCCAGCTTATGTAAAGTGTGTGATAATATCTCAAAGTACTGATTCAATTGATTCAACTCACCTGACTGATATTGATCAAAAAGGAGTGCCAGTTATTCTTTTTAATAGGGTTGACTATAGTTTGAAAAGACCTAAGTTCTTGATTGATAACTATATGGATTCATATATGATTACAAATCATTTGGTCTCTTCTGGTTATAGAAGAATTGCTTTTGCTGCTAAACATTACAATTGCCCAATTTATAAAGAGAGAATTCAAGCATATAAGGATGTACTTATTGACAACAATATAGACTTTAATCCTGATTACTTAATATATAGTGAACTTACTGTTGAGGATACATATGATGTAATTAACCGGTTTATCAACTTAAATTTACGACCAGATGCTTTAATTTTACCAAGTTTCACCTCTACATTACAGGCTTTATCAATTGCCAAACTTAATAATATATCTATACCACAAGATATGGCTGTAGTGAGTTTTGATGAGGATCCTGAGTGCAAATATTCAAATCCCTCTATAACAGGAGTAGAACGTCCATGTATGGAAATAGGAACTAAAATAGGAGAGCTTGCATTGAAAATTTGTACTGGTCAAAAATATAATGTAGATACCACAATGATATTTAGTTCTAACTTAATTATAAGAGGATCATCCCTGTCTAACCATTAG
- the pdhA gene encoding pyruvate dehydrogenase (acetyl-transferring) E1 component subunit alpha codes for MIQDDLPAIFRDFNPLENRMLRVIDDEGNIINKEIFPQLDDDSIIDAYKQMFYERTADEMAISYQRQGRMYTFTPNLGQEAIHIAAGMNIRKEDWLVPAFREMGTLLSRGVTMKEMFLFYLGNEHGGSFKNVSKTLPIAISIGTQLHHATGIGYSIKYKKKEEAVFTFIGDGGTSEGDFSEALNFAGVWQVPVVFTIQNNQYAISVPVKSQTKSINLAVKSVAFGIPGIKVDGNDFFAMYLAYKTASEYALSGNGPMLIEAFTYRLGAHTTSDDPSKYRKKEEEEKWALVDPLLRLERYMKKMNIWNIDKDKLKEEYKQEIDAQFVSAENEKAYKIGDVFDYMYTDMPEDLMRQKDAYEQYLSWKENRK; via the coding sequence ATGATTCAAGACGATTTACCTGCTATTTTTCGTGATTTTAACCCACTGGAGAACAGGATGCTGCGTGTTATAGATGATGAAGGAAATATTATCAACAAAGAGATATTTCCTCAATTAGATGATGATTCTATAATTGACGCTTATAAACAAATGTTTTATGAAAGGACTGCCGATGAAATGGCAATATCTTATCAACGACAGGGAAGGATGTATACTTTTACTCCTAACTTAGGTCAGGAAGCTATCCATATTGCTGCTGGTATGAATATCCGTAAAGAGGATTGGCTGGTTCCTGCATTTAGAGAAATGGGTACACTTCTGTCACGAGGGGTTACAATGAAAGAAATGTTCCTTTTTTATCTGGGGAATGAACATGGAGGCAGTTTTAAAAATGTAAGTAAAACTCTCCCAATAGCTATTTCAATAGGAACTCAATTACATCATGCCACAGGAATCGGTTACTCAATAAAGTATAAGAAAAAGGAAGAGGCTGTATTCACTTTTATTGGTGATGGTGGCACCTCTGAAGGCGATTTCAGTGAAGCTCTCAATTTTGCAGGAGTATGGCAAGTACCAGTAGTTTTTACAATTCAAAATAATCAGTACGCGATATCTGTTCCTGTAAAATCTCAAACAAAATCTATAAATCTCGCCGTAAAGTCGGTTGCTTTTGGGATACCAGGAATAAAAGTGGATGGAAACGACTTTTTTGCCATGTATCTTGCCTATAAAACAGCTTCTGAATATGCACTTTCCGGGAATGGGCCGATGTTAATTGAAGCTTTCACATATCGTCTGGGTGCACATACAACTTCAGATGATCCTTCAAAATACCGTAAGAAAGAAGAAGAAGAAAAATGGGCTCTTGTAGATCCTCTGCTTCGACTTGAAAGATATATGAAGAAAATGAATATTTGGAATATTGATAAAGATAAATTGAAAGAGGAATACAAACAGGAAATAGATGCTCAATTTGTGAGTGCGGAGAATGAAAAAGCTTACAAGATTGGTGATGTATTTGATTATATGTATACTGATATGCCTGAAGATTTAATGAGACAAAAAGATGCATACGAACAATATTTAAGCTGGAAGGAGAATAGGAAATGA
- a CDS encoding nitrilase-related carbon-nitrogen hydrolase: MNKLIISTAQFENRSGDKDYNLSVIDKLTKEAKVKGSDVIAFHECSITGYTFAKNLTESEMLQIAEYIPEGKSVQRLITMAEHNDITILAGLFEKDRDNKLYNTYVCVNKYGLVASHRKIHPFISRFLSPGNNYTVFEINGWKCGILICYDNNIIENVRATKLLGADIIFMPHVTMCTPSERPGAGFVDPELWKNRVNDPTTLRLEFEGMKGRAWLMKWLPARAYDNNIYAIFSNPVGMDDEQLKNGYSMIIDPFGDIIAECRSFDDCISTATIIPEKLLKSGGYRYINARRPELYKNILGKEHLSNQQVAWLNNKS; encoded by the coding sequence ATGAATAAATTAATTATATCAACAGCTCAATTTGAAAACAGGAGTGGCGACAAGGATTATAACTTATCTGTCATTGATAAACTTACAAAAGAAGCTAAGGTAAAAGGTTCAGATGTAATTGCATTTCATGAATGCTCAATTACAGGATATACATTTGCAAAAAATCTAACCGAAAGTGAGATGTTACAAATTGCAGAATATATTCCTGAAGGAAAAAGTGTGCAGCGACTTATTACCATGGCTGAACATAATGATATAACTATATTAGCAGGTCTGTTTGAAAAGGATCGTGATAATAAATTATATAATACATATGTCTGTGTAAATAAATATGGCTTAGTGGCCAGTCACAGGAAAATACATCCCTTCATAAGCAGATTTTTAAGTCCCGGCAACAATTATACAGTGTTCGAAATAAATGGTTGGAAGTGCGGAATACTTATTTGTTATGATAATAATATTATCGAGAATGTAAGGGCAACTAAATTGTTAGGTGCAGATATAATATTTATGCCACATGTAACAATGTGCACTCCGTCTGAGCGACCAGGTGCCGGTTTTGTGGATCCAGAATTATGGAAAAACAGAGTTAATGATCCAACCACTTTGAGATTGGAGTTTGAGGGGATGAAAGGCAGAGCCTGGCTAATGAAGTGGCTCCCTGCAAGAGCTTACGATAACAATATCTATGCAATTTTCTCAAATCCGGTGGGAATGGATGATGAACAGTTAAAAAATGGATATTCTATGATAATAGATCCATTTGGTGATATTATTGCAGAGTGTCGCTCATTTGATGATTGTATATCAACTGCCACAATTATTCCGGAAAAATTGCTAAAATCGGGAGGTTATAGATATATTAACGCAAGACGACCAGAATTATATAAAAACATATTAGGAAAAGAACATCTTTCAAATCAACAGGTTGCTTGGTTAAATAACAAATCGTAG